From a region of the Nonlabens sp. Hel1_33_55 genome:
- a CDS encoding NAD kinase produces MKKIAIYGQYLHNGSYETVRHIIEALREQSCDVRIELEFSQLLKDLQLEVSLETFEQLDKSYDLLISIGGDGTILRAVTYIGRLNIPILGINTGRLGFLATVQQDEINRVVRHVMSGNYKLSKRSLITASSAHGENHLPPDNFALNEVTVSRMNTTSMIQIETHLNGELLTSYWADGLIISTPTGSTGYSLSCGGPVISPDTDAFVITPIAPHNLNARPLVIPDHTVIKVKVIGREDEFLASLDNRIASYPDGTEITLQKADFTIDLIELDDQSFIETLRHKLLWGEDKRN; encoded by the coding sequence ATGAAGAAGATTGCTATTTATGGACAGTACTTACACAATGGTTCCTATGAAACCGTACGCCATATTATTGAGGCTTTACGCGAACAATCTTGTGATGTAAGAATTGAATTGGAATTTAGTCAATTGCTTAAAGATCTGCAGTTAGAGGTTTCTCTCGAGACGTTTGAGCAACTTGATAAAAGCTATGATTTATTAATAAGTATAGGTGGTGATGGTACCATCTTGAGAGCCGTCACCTATATAGGTAGGCTCAATATACCAATCTTGGGAATCAATACAGGCAGACTAGGATTTTTGGCTACCGTACAGCAAGATGAGATCAATAGGGTTGTAAGACATGTAATGAGTGGGAACTATAAACTCTCCAAAAGATCGCTCATCACTGCATCATCTGCTCACGGTGAGAACCATTTGCCGCCAGATAATTTTGCTCTCAACGAGGTAACCGTTAGTCGTATGAACACGACGTCCATGATTCAGATCGAGACTCATCTCAATGGTGAGTTACTTACTTCTTACTGGGCAGATGGTTTGATAATATCTACGCCTACAGGTTCCACGGGTTATAGTTTGAGTTGTGGTGGTCCAGTCATATCACCAGATACTGATGCCTTTGTGATCACACCTATCGCACCGCACAATCTCAACGCAAGACCATTGGTTATTCCTGATCATACCGTAATCAAAGTCAAGGTGATAGGTAGAGAAGATGAATTTCTGGCATCGCTGGACAACCGCATCGCTTCCTATCCAGATGGCACTGAGATTACTCTTCAAAAAGCAGATTTCACCATCGATCTCATCGAACTTGATGATCAAAGTTTTATCGAGACGTTGCGCCACAAATTATTGTGGGGAGAAGATAAGCGCAACTAG
- a CDS encoding CBS domain-containing protein — MNIQEYIISDVTPLKMDDDVQQAQKLFQQLTFSHIPVMDQELYQGCVSETDVYCFEDGQSLRDVKYALDTFMVQPDTHWLDVLEAFAQHNSNVMPVLNDKNEYLGYYELKDIMQHFSDSPFLYESGAVIVVEKGSTDYSFSEIAQIVESNGSKIFGCFVSNYRDHITEITVKVSPDNMNALLQTFRRYSYVVLSAAEDDSYLDALKDRSDYLDKYLNI; from the coding sequence ATGAATATCCAAGAGTATATCATAAGTGATGTAACGCCTTTGAAGATGGATGATGATGTGCAGCAGGCGCAAAAACTCTTCCAGCAACTCACATTTTCACATATTCCAGTAATGGATCAAGAACTGTATCAAGGTTGTGTGTCAGAGACTGACGTGTATTGTTTTGAAGATGGTCAGAGTTTGCGTGATGTAAAATATGCGCTGGACACCTTTATGGTACAGCCAGACACACACTGGCTGGACGTGCTAGAAGCATTTGCCCAGCACAATTCCAATGTAATGCCAGTACTCAACGATAAGAATGAATATTTAGGCTATTATGAGTTGAAGGATATCATGCAGCACTTTAGCGATTCACCGTTTTTATATGAATCAGGAGCTGTGATTGTTGTTGAAAAAGGATCTACAGACTACAGTTTCAGCGAGATTGCCCAGATTGTAGAATCTAACGGCAGTAAAATTTTTGGATGCTTTGTAAGTAACTATAGAGATCACATCACAGAAATTACCGTGAAAGTGAGTCCAGACAACATGAACGCATTGCTACAAACATTTAGGCGATACAGTTATGTTGTGTTAAGCGCTGCAGAGGATGACTCTTATCTTGATGCATTGAAAGACCGATCAGATTACCTCGATAAATATTTGAATATTTGA
- a CDS encoding OmpH family outer membrane protein produces MKQVRNLIAIAAFVVAGTFTATAQTSASKVCHIASQELVEIMPKAKAAEKQLRNLAKTYEAELVNMDKNLQTKSQEAQAKAKSRSDEENQRILEQIQADRKTIEEFYTNSQKSLSQKRTDLLKPVYEEARQAIFKVARAKGFDYVLDSTTGTGVIMADGYDLMPDVKSALGIQ; encoded by the coding sequence ATGAAACAAGTAAGAAATTTAATAGCTATTGCCGCATTTGTAGTAGCAGGTACATTTACCGCCACTGCACAGACATCTGCATCAAAAGTATGTCACATCGCGTCACAGGAATTGGTTGAGATCATGCCTAAGGCAAAAGCTGCAGAAAAGCAATTGAGAAACCTAGCCAAAACTTATGAGGCAGAGTTGGTAAATATGGATAAAAACTTGCAAACCAAATCTCAAGAAGCTCAAGCTAAAGCAAAGTCTCGTTCTGATGAAGAGAATCAACGCATCCTTGAGCAAATTCAAGCAGATCGTAAGACGATAGAAGAATTTTATACAAATTCTCAAAAGTCTCTTTCTCAAAAAAGAACTGACCTTTTAAAGCCAGTTTATGAAGAGGCAAGACAGGCAATCTTTAAAGTAGCTAGAGCAAAAGGATTTGATTATGTTCTTGATTCTACTACAGGAACTGGAGTAATCATGGCAGATGGTTATGATTTGATGCCAGATGTAAAATCTGCATTGGGAATCCAATAA
- a CDS encoding OmpH family outer membrane protein — protein MRIKIYLLVSMMVMCFAFAKAQRGIRVGYVDMEYILESVPEYQKASEQLEQRMQGWKTEIEKMESEIGQMETSLKNERVLLTKELIEEREEEITIKRDALNEYQQKRFGAKGDFIIQKQQLIQPVQDQVFNEMQKIGEQKKYDMILERSETTMLYSDDRHDLSDDVLKAIGRTGKREDREERNQARNAPAEAAADEPYMSVQEADDRQEKVAAKEAIVDEREAARAEKYRLRDSIKEAKAREYKERRDAIIKERQRRKDSVLAARKAARENKGNNNPPGGE, from the coding sequence ATGAGAATCAAGATTTATCTTTTAGTGTCAATGATGGTGATGTGTTTCGCTTTCGCGAAAGCGCAACGAGGCATCAGAGTTGGTTACGTCGATATGGAGTACATTCTAGAAAGTGTTCCTGAGTATCAAAAAGCCTCAGAGCAACTAGAGCAACGCATGCAAGGATGGAAGACTGAGATTGAAAAGATGGAGTCTGAAATAGGGCAGATGGAAACATCCTTGAAAAACGAACGAGTACTACTTACAAAAGAACTAATTGAAGAGCGTGAAGAAGAGATCACGATTAAACGCGACGCTCTTAACGAGTACCAACAAAAGAGATTTGGTGCCAAAGGTGATTTCATCATTCAAAAGCAACAGTTGATTCAACCAGTACAGGATCAGGTTTTCAATGAGATGCAAAAGATTGGAGAGCAAAAAAAGTATGATATGATCCTAGAGCGATCAGAAACTACAATGCTCTACAGTGATGACCGTCATGACTTAAGCGACGATGTTCTCAAGGCTATAGGCCGTACGGGCAAAAGAGAGGATCGTGAAGAGAGAAATCAGGCCAGAAACGCTCCAGCAGAAGCTGCAGCAGATGAGCCTTATATGTCAGTACAAGAAGCAGATGATAGACAGGAAAAAGTTGCAGCAAAAGAAGCTATAGTAGATGAAAGAGAAGCTGCCAGAGCAGAAAAGTACAGACTTAGAGACAGTATAAAAGAAGCTAAAGCTAGAGAATACAAAGAACGCAGGGACGCCATCATTAAAGAGCGTCAACGTAGAAAAGATAGTGTATTAGCAGCGCGCAAAGCAGCTAGAGAAAACAAGGGAAATAACAACCCACCAGGCGGCGAATAA
- a CDS encoding DUF6089 family protein has translation MRLVPLLIAFFVFAFAKAQTYEIGVWAGGSNVIGDVGSTRYVNPSGIAVGGVAKWNRSNRHSFRGSLIYTKLNGDDAKSDDVSRELRGLEYEYNMLEASLGIEYTFWEWELYSGKRHITPYMYTGITAFSYGQEALNTNGQLEQYDRDIELALPFILGVKSNITEHLILGVEIGARFTFTDNLDGSYPNGSMEDRTDLRFGNINNDDWYVFSGVTLTYSFGRQPCYCNF, from the coding sequence ATGCGGTTAGTACCATTGTTGATTGCTTTTTTTGTTTTCGCTTTCGCGAAAGCGCAGACCTACGAGATAGGTGTGTGGGCTGGAGGCTCAAATGTAATTGGAGATGTTGGGAGTACCAGATATGTGAATCCGTCGGGAATTGCTGTAGGTGGCGTTGCAAAATGGAACCGCAGTAACCGTCATAGTTTTAGAGGATCTTTGATCTATACAAAGCTCAACGGTGATGATGCTAAAAGCGATGATGTTTCTAGAGAATTGAGAGGTTTGGAGTATGAGTACAATATGCTAGAAGCATCACTAGGGATTGAATATACGTTCTGGGAATGGGAGTTATATTCAGGTAAGAGACATATTACTCCATATATGTATACAGGAATCACCGCATTTAGTTACGGTCAGGAAGCGCTGAATACAAATGGACAATTGGAGCAGTACGATCGTGATATAGAGTTGGCATTGCCCTTTATATTAGGAGTCAAATCAAACATAACAGAGCACCTCATTTTAGGGGTTGAAATAGGAGCAAGGTTTACCTTTACAGACAATCTGGACGGCAGTTATCCTAATGGCTCGATGGAAGATAGAACAGACCTGCGTTTTGGGAATATTAATAATGATGATTGGTATGTTTTTAGTGGCGTCACATTGACCTACTCTTTTGGACGTCAACCTTGTTATTGTAATTTTTAG
- the bamA gene encoding outer membrane protein assembly factor BamA produces MTKQLAPKLLLVILLLTSAISFAQRPGDIPIGDSTEYILGDITVTGTKSYNENTVIAFTGLRKGDQIYVPGERLSQVVKKLWELKLFSDIRVYAVGIKGDPNDDQIDTINLEFNIIEVPTLNTIEIDGLKKGQTKDLLKELNLSKGAKANENLVTTTRNFIEKKYQDKGFLYADALVRIREVEDTLGNNLVDMKIEIDKNEKVKIASIDFEGNTQLSDKKLRKAMKNTKQKNFFRVLKRSKYVDDEYQEDLKNIVDTYKENGFRDARVVSDTLSKINDKNIALDIKVEEGNRYYFGDIKFIGNTVYSDAYLQRILRVEKGDVYNGIAFDNQISDPTDPDANTLENEYQNNGYLFSRINAVETKVENDTIDFEIRIIEDNVAYFNNISVKGNTRTNDHVIYRSIQSNPGDKYSKAAIINSIRELGQLGFFNAETINPRILNPSQQDGTVDVQYELEEAGASQIELQGGYGGGGFVGTLGLRFNNFSLRNIFNKDAYQPVPQGDGQTLALRAQASTIFRTYSLNFTEPWLGGRKPVSFNVSFSHSEQFRVNAQNFREVDRDQRFLITGATVGLAKRLEWPDPYFQFSQAISFQHYNLKNYQTNLFNFPNGFSNNLAYTLGVTRDNVGVNPIFPTYGSRFALTAKMTLPYSLWNGTDYDNLENDPNFQTNGAPDLAKIDQERFRFLEYYKIKFEGTWYTQIYDKLIMQTKSEFGYLGAYDNSRGLVPFERFFVGGDGLGAFSLDGRDIIRMRGYDNSALTTSADGDTVYNKFSLEMRYPITLEQAASIYVLTFAEAAGSYDTFRSYNPFDVERSAGAGLRVFMPAFGLLGIDFGYGFDPAPISNSTEPSGWNVHFIIGQQF; encoded by the coding sequence ATGACAAAACAGTTAGCACCTAAGCTACTTTTAGTAATATTACTTCTCACCAGTGCCATTTCCTTTGCTCAAAGACCAGGCGACATTCCTATAGGTGATTCCACAGAATACATTTTGGGAGATATTACTGTTACAGGAACTAAAAGCTATAACGAGAATACCGTTATCGCATTTACCGGGTTACGTAAAGGTGACCAGATATATGTTCCCGGCGAGCGGTTGAGTCAAGTGGTCAAAAAGCTTTGGGAGCTTAAGCTGTTTAGCGATATAAGAGTTTACGCCGTAGGTATTAAAGGTGATCCCAACGATGACCAGATAGATACCATCAATCTAGAATTCAATATCATCGAGGTGCCAACCTTGAATACGATAGAAATCGATGGTTTAAAAAAGGGACAAACAAAAGACCTTTTGAAAGAGCTAAATCTATCCAAAGGAGCTAAGGCCAACGAAAATCTAGTAACAACAACACGTAACTTTATTGAGAAGAAGTATCAGGATAAAGGATTTCTTTATGCAGATGCACTTGTACGCATTAGAGAAGTAGAAGATACGTTAGGTAACAATCTCGTTGATATGAAAATCGAGATTGATAAAAACGAAAAGGTCAAGATCGCAAGCATCGACTTTGAAGGCAATACGCAACTATCTGATAAGAAGTTGAGAAAAGCTATGAAAAACACGAAGCAGAAAAACTTCTTCCGTGTTTTGAAGAGATCTAAGTACGTTGATGATGAATATCAAGAAGACCTGAAAAATATCGTTGATACCTACAAAGAGAATGGATTTAGAGATGCACGAGTTGTCAGTGATACGTTGTCTAAAATCAACGACAAAAACATCGCTTTAGACATCAAAGTAGAAGAAGGTAATAGATATTACTTTGGAGACATCAAGTTTATCGGTAACACGGTATATTCTGATGCCTACTTGCAGCGCATCCTTAGAGTCGAAAAAGGCGATGTTTACAATGGTATCGCATTTGACAATCAAATTTCTGACCCAACAGATCCAGATGCAAATACGTTAGAAAATGAATACCAAAATAATGGTTACTTATTCTCTCGTATCAATGCTGTAGAAACTAAGGTTGAGAACGACACGATCGATTTTGAAATTCGTATTATCGAGGACAACGTCGCTTATTTCAATAATATTAGTGTCAAAGGAAACACACGCACAAATGATCATGTAATCTACCGTAGTATACAATCTAATCCTGGCGATAAGTATTCAAAAGCAGCGATTATCAACTCCATTCGTGAATTGGGTCAATTAGGTTTTTTCAATGCAGAAACTATCAATCCACGTATTCTAAATCCGTCCCAGCAAGATGGAACGGTAGATGTTCAATACGAACTTGAAGAAGCTGGAGCCAGCCAGATAGAACTACAAGGTGGTTATGGTGGTGGTGGATTTGTGGGAACCCTAGGTTTAAGGTTCAACAACTTCTCATTGCGTAATATTTTCAATAAAGATGCCTACCAACCGGTACCTCAAGGTGATGGTCAGACATTAGCTTTAAGAGCTCAAGCAAGTACTATTTTCAGAACGTATTCATTGAACTTTACAGAGCCTTGGTTGGGTGGTAGAAAACCAGTTTCCTTCAATGTGTCCTTTTCTCACAGTGAACAGTTTAGGGTAAACGCTCAGAACTTTAGAGAAGTTGATAGAGATCAGCGATTTTTGATTACAGGAGCTACGGTAGGTCTTGCCAAACGATTGGAATGGCCAGATCCTTACTTCCAGTTTTCACAGGCGATTTCCTTCCAGCATTATAACCTGAAGAATTACCAGACAAATCTGTTTAACTTCCCTAATGGATTCTCTAACAACCTAGCCTATACTTTAGGTGTAACAAGAGATAATGTAGGTGTCAACCCAATATTCCCTACGTACGGTTCTCGTTTTGCACTGACTGCAAAAATGACACTACCGTATTCTTTATGGAATGGTACGGATTATGACAATCTAGAAAACGATCCTAACTTTCAGACGAACGGTGCTCCAGATCTTGCTAAAATTGACCAAGAGCGTTTCCGCTTCCTGGAATATTATAAGATCAAATTTGAGGGAACATGGTACACGCAAATCTATGATAAGTTGATCATGCAGACTAAGTCAGAATTTGGATATCTAGGTGCGTACGATAACAGCCGTGGACTTGTACCATTTGAGCGTTTCTTTGTAGGTGGTGATGGATTAGGTGCTTTCTCACTGGATGGACGTGACATCATCAGGATGCGTGGTTACGACAATAGTGCCTTGACAACTAGTGCAGATGGTGATACGGTTTACAACAAATTCTCGTTAGAGATGCGCTATCCTATAACGCTAGAGCAGGCTGCATCCATTTATGTTCTTACTTTTGCAGAGGCTGCTGGTTCCTACGATACTTTTAGGAGTTATAATCCGTTTGATGTAGAGCGATCTGCAGGTGCAGGTCTTAGGGTATTTATGCCAGCCTTTGGATTGCTGGGTATTGACTTCGGTTATGGATTTGATCCAGCACCTATTTCAAACAGCACAGAGCCTAGTGGTTGGAACGTTCACTTTATAATCGGGCAACAATTTTAA
- a CDS encoding isoprenyl transferase, which translates to MEEILLDQTKLPKHIAVIMDGNGRWAKKQGLMRVRGHEKGTKAVSQTVKTCAKLGIKYLTLYAFSTENWKRPKLEVDTLMRILVSSLRKELPTLKENGISLKAVGSLHQLPEKAQRELAEVVELTKDNDQMNLILALSYGSREELTNAVKLIAKDVVRGDLEVEQIEESTIDNYLFTKDMPDVDLLIRTSGEHRISNFLLWQIAYAELYFTDTLWPDFRKNDLMMALKNYQDRERRFGKTSEQL; encoded by the coding sequence ATGGAAGAAATTTTACTTGATCAAACTAAGTTACCCAAGCACATTGCTGTCATTATGGACGGTAATGGCCGTTGGGCAAAAAAACAAGGTTTGATGAGAGTTCGTGGCCATGAAAAAGGTACAAAAGCAGTAAGTCAGACCGTAAAGACCTGTGCTAAGCTAGGAATCAAATATTTGACACTCTATGCATTTAGTACAGAAAATTGGAAGAGACCAAAACTAGAAGTCGATACTCTAATGAGGATTTTAGTTTCCAGCCTACGCAAAGAACTTCCAACCCTTAAGGAAAACGGAATTTCCCTTAAAGCCGTAGGATCGCTACACCAGTTACCCGAAAAAGCTCAAAGAGAATTAGCTGAGGTTGTTGAACTAACAAAAGACAATGACCAGATGAACCTTATCCTGGCTTTGAGCTATGGATCAAGGGAAGAATTAACAAATGCTGTTAAACTAATAGCAAAGGATGTCGTCAGAGGTGACCTAGAAGTTGAACAAATAGAAGAGTCTACCATTGACAATTACCTATTTACTAAAGATATGCCTGACGTGGATTTATTAATACGTACCAGCGGCGAGCATAGAATCAGCAACTTTTTGTTATGGCAAATTGCCTATGCAGAACTTTATTTTACAGACACGCTGTGGCCGGATTTTCGTAAGAATGACTTAATGATGGCATTAAAAAATTATCAAGATCGCGAAAGGCGATTCGGTAAAACGAGTGAACAATTATAA
- the mutS gene encoding DNA mismatch repair protein MutS, with product MAAKSKKVTPLMQQYNKIKVKYPDALLLFRVGDFYETFGEDAVKTARILNIVLTNRNNGGERTELAGFPHHSLNTYLPKLVRAGERVAICDQLEDPKATKSIVKRGVTELITPGVSLNDEVLQAGSNNFLASISLSRNVYAVAFLDISTGEFLISQGTREEADKLLQNFNPSEVLVSRSDKKQLAQDFPYDLPFFFLEDWVFQIDYARESLLKHFKVNSLKGYGVEKLDQALISAGAILHYLAETQHNQIDHIATISRIEDDSFVWMDRFTVRNLELYQALSTGAVTLIDVIDQTTTSMGARLLKRWMAFPLKNADQIKKRHDVVAYFKENLQVREAIKLELKSMNDLERLVSKVAVGKICPREVIQLKNSLQAIAPIKNLAMEAPDSSLQTLGESLNNCTHLIEMIQERLDEDAPVNILKGKTIAFGYNEELDDLRGLATSGKDYLDKMLDRHSKETGISSLKISSNNVFGYYIEVRNSHKDKVPETWTRKQTLVNAERYITEELKEYEGKILGAEERINALQQELYEKVVQEIIPFIKAIQNNAHLIGQLDCLLSFADHAVTSNYTRPELLETDELIIKGGRHPVIEKMLPVDQPYIPNDVQLDREEQQIIMITGPNMSGKSAILRQTALIVLLAQIGSFVPADEVKMGIVDKIFTRVGASDNISQGESTFMTEMNESASILNNVSDRSLILLDEIGRGTSTYDGISIAWAITEYLHEHPFKAKTLFATHYHELNEMTEQFLRIKNFNVEVKELKDKVLFMRKLIPGGSHHSFGIHVAKMAGMPQQVIHKAKKMLKTLEKSHQREDSKAAMKAVQDEEMQLSFFNLDDPLLEEVRNEIIQVDINTLTPVEALMKLNEIKRMLIGKDKATG from the coding sequence TTGGCAGCCAAAAGTAAGAAGGTGACACCTCTCATGCAGCAATACAACAAGATCAAGGTGAAATATCCTGACGCTTTGTTGCTCTTCCGTGTGGGTGATTTTTATGAGACCTTCGGCGAGGATGCTGTGAAGACGGCACGCATTCTCAACATCGTTCTGACTAATAGAAATAACGGTGGCGAGCGCACAGAGCTGGCGGGTTTCCCGCATCATTCGCTCAATACGTATTTGCCTAAATTGGTTCGTGCCGGCGAGCGTGTTGCCATTTGCGACCAGTTGGAAGATCCCAAGGCCACTAAATCCATCGTCAAGCGTGGCGTTACCGAATTGATCACACCAGGTGTGTCGCTCAATGATGAAGTGCTACAGGCAGGAAGCAACAATTTTCTTGCCTCTATATCGCTTTCGCGAAATGTCTATGCCGTAGCATTTCTGGACATATCAACTGGTGAGTTTTTGATAAGCCAGGGAACAAGAGAAGAAGCAGACAAACTCTTGCAGAATTTCAACCCTAGCGAAGTCTTGGTTTCACGTAGTGATAAGAAACAATTGGCTCAAGACTTTCCATATGATTTACCATTTTTCTTTTTAGAGGATTGGGTGTTTCAAATAGACTATGCGAGAGAAAGTTTATTGAAGCATTTCAAGGTAAATTCTTTAAAAGGATATGGAGTTGAAAAGCTGGATCAGGCTTTAATATCGGCTGGAGCGATTTTACACTACCTCGCAGAAACTCAGCACAACCAGATTGACCACATCGCTACCATTTCCAGAATTGAGGACGATAGTTTTGTCTGGATGGACCGCTTCACGGTACGCAATTTAGAGCTGTATCAGGCGCTTAGCACTGGTGCGGTAACCTTGATTGATGTTATTGATCAAACAACCACATCAATGGGCGCTAGACTGCTCAAAAGGTGGATGGCTTTCCCACTTAAAAATGCAGATCAAATCAAAAAGCGCCATGATGTGGTGGCATACTTCAAAGAAAACCTTCAAGTTCGAGAGGCAATTAAGTTGGAGCTTAAAAGCATGAATGATTTGGAACGCTTAGTTTCCAAAGTGGCTGTCGGTAAAATATGTCCACGAGAGGTAATTCAGTTGAAGAACAGTCTACAGGCCATTGCACCCATCAAGAATCTAGCGATGGAAGCACCAGACAGTTCCCTACAGACTTTAGGCGAAAGCCTCAATAACTGTACGCATCTCATTGAGATGATCCAGGAAAGGCTGGACGAAGATGCTCCGGTAAATATCTTAAAGGGTAAAACCATCGCCTTTGGTTACAATGAAGAACTGGACGATTTGCGTGGTCTGGCGACTTCAGGGAAAGATTATCTGGATAAGATGTTAGATAGACATTCTAAGGAAACTGGCATTTCCAGTTTAAAGATCTCCAGCAACAATGTGTTTGGTTATTACATTGAGGTACGTAATTCCCATAAGGATAAAGTTCCGGAAACCTGGACTCGTAAACAAACCTTAGTAAATGCAGAACGCTACATAACAGAAGAACTTAAGGAATACGAAGGGAAAATTTTAGGTGCAGAAGAGCGTATTAATGCGTTGCAACAAGAGCTATATGAAAAGGTGGTTCAAGAAATCATTCCGTTTATAAAAGCGATTCAAAATAACGCTCATCTCATTGGGCAATTAGATTGCCTGTTATCATTTGCTGATCATGCAGTTACTTCTAATTACACACGGCCAGAACTCCTAGAGACCGATGAACTTATTATTAAGGGTGGCCGCCATCCTGTAATTGAAAAAATGTTGCCTGTAGACCAACCATACATTCCTAATGATGTTCAATTGGATCGTGAAGAGCAACAAATCATCATGATAACAGGTCCTAATATGAGTGGTAAAAGTGCAATCTTGAGACAGACTGCATTGATAGTCCTACTAGCTCAAATAGGAAGTTTTGTACCTGCGGATGAGGTAAAAATGGGAATTGTAGATAAGATCTTTACAAGAGTTGGTGCTAGCGATAATATTTCCCAAGGTGAGTCCACTTTTATGACAGAGATGAATGAAAGTGCCAGCATTTTGAATAATGTTAGTGACCGTAGTTTAATCCTTCTCGATGAAATAGGTCGTGGTACGAGCACCTACGATGGAATATCCATTGCATGGGCAATTACAGAGTATTTGCATGAGCATCCTTTCAAGGCCAAAACTCTTTTTGCTACACACTATCATGAACTCAATGAAATGACAGAGCAATTCCTTCGAATTAAAAACTTCAATGTAGAGGTAAAGGAGCTTAAGGACAAGGTTCTATTCATGAGAAAGCTTATACCAGGAGGAAGTCATCATAGTTTTGGGATACACGTGGCAAAAATGGCAGGAATGCCACAGCAGGTAATTCATAAAGCAAAGAAGATGTTGAAAACACTGGAAAAGTCTCACCAGCGTGAAGATTCCAAAGCTGCCATGAAGGCCGTTCAAGATGAGGAAATGCAATTAAGCTTTTTCAATCTGGACGATCCATTACTGGAAGAAGTACGCAACGAGATTATACAAGTCGACATCAACACATTAACTCCAGTAGAAGCTCTGATGAAATTAAACGAGATAAAACGTATGCTTATAGGTAAGGATAAAGCTACTGGATAA
- the murI gene encoding glutamate racemase: MLSKAPIGFFDSGVGGTSVWKEVVQLLPHENTIYLADSRNAPYGIKSTQEIIELSIKNTEYLLQQGCKLIAVPCNTATTNAIDYLRANYKVPFIGIEPAIKPAALNSDTKKIGILATKGTLSSQLFKTTQEKFTRDIDTVEVTGTGIVELIESGKKDSDEMTQLLVEIINPLLSSGIDYLVLGCSHYPYIKENLQELLPNNVKIIDSGVAVARQTLAILQDSKLLNTSKEIGQHQLYSNANPTVLQELIGNMKNATVESLNF; encoded by the coding sequence ATTTTGAGTAAGGCACCCATAGGTTTTTTTGATAGTGGCGTTGGCGGGACTTCCGTTTGGAAAGAGGTGGTTCAACTGTTGCCTCATGAAAATACCATTTACCTAGCGGACTCTAGAAATGCACCCTACGGGATCAAGTCAACACAAGAAATCATCGAATTAAGCATCAAGAATACAGAGTACTTACTTCAACAAGGCTGTAAGTTGATTGCGGTTCCCTGCAATACAGCCACTACAAATGCCATTGATTACTTACGAGCAAATTATAAGGTTCCATTTATAGGAATCGAACCGGCTATAAAACCAGCGGCTTTAAATTCTGACACTAAGAAAATCGGTATTCTCGCTACGAAAGGAACCTTGTCCAGTCAGTTATTTAAAACTACTCAAGAGAAATTCACTCGGGACATTGATACCGTTGAGGTTACTGGAACTGGCATCGTTGAACTGATAGAATCTGGCAAAAAGGACAGCGATGAAATGACCCAATTGCTGGTTGAGATAATCAATCCATTATTATCATCTGGTATTGATTATCTCGTGCTAGGTTGTAGCCACTATCCATATATCAAGGAAAATTTGCAAGAGTTGCTACCTAACAATGTCAAGATCATAGATTCTGGAGTAGCCGTGGCACGTCAGACATTAGCTATTTTGCAGGACAGCAAACTTCTCAATACTAGTAAGGAAATAGGTCAACACCAACTATATTCAAACGCAAATCCTACTGTTCTACAGGAACTCATCGGCAATATGAAAAATGCAACGGTTGAGTCACTGAACTTTTAA